From Lysinibacillus sp. SGAir0095, the proteins below share one genomic window:
- a CDS encoding GNAT family N-acetyltransferase, whose translation MIKKLTEENRLQLMEFVCKKPAENLFIIGDVEAFGFNNEFQTLWGQFNEEGELVAVLLRYESNYIPYAQGPYDIEGFAQIINSDPNMRELSGLKEVVEKLEPLIPKKKRSDNSFYYAKCQRLLESKTQEELSRVEKLTLNELEENVELLKGVPEFKTSNITVESKKRMIENNTGRTYFIRVDGEMATTASTTAENSASAMIIAVATKEEFKRQGLATVCMINLCKDLLAEGKELCLFYDNPEAGKIYKRLGFEDIGFWNMYRYI comes from the coding sequence ATGATCAAGAAACTTACAGAAGAGAATAGACTACAGCTTATGGAGTTTGTCTGTAAGAAACCTGCAGAAAATCTATTCATTATTGGAGATGTAGAAGCATTCGGATTCAATAATGAGTTTCAAACACTTTGGGGTCAATTTAATGAAGAAGGAGAGCTCGTTGCGGTTCTGTTAAGATATGAAAGTAACTATATTCCCTATGCACAAGGTCCTTATGATATTGAAGGCTTTGCCCAAATTATTAATAGTGATCCAAATATGCGAGAACTCTCGGGGCTTAAAGAAGTGGTAGAAAAACTTGAGCCTCTTATTCCAAAGAAGAAAAGAAGTGATAACTCCTTTTACTATGCTAAATGTCAGAGATTATTAGAATCAAAGACACAGGAAGAGCTAAGTCGGGTTGAAAAGTTAACCCTAAATGAACTTGAAGAAAATGTTGAGTTGCTAAAGGGAGTTCCAGAATTCAAGACAAGTAATATTACTGTGGAATCCAAGAAAAGGATGATTGAAAATAATACAGGGCGGACATACTTTATTCGAGTCGATGGTGAAATGGCAACAACGGCTTCTACTACAGCTGAAAATAGTGCTTCGGCAATGATTATTGCTGTCGCAACGAAGGAAGAATTTAAACGCCAGGGACTTGCAACAGTTTGTATGATTAACCTATGCAAAGACCTTTTAGCTGAAGGCAAAGAGCTTTGTTTATTTTATGATAATCCGGAGGCTGGAAAAATTTATAAACGTCTTGGATTTGAGGACATCGGTTTTTGGAATATGTATCGCTATATTTAG
- a CDS encoding TerC family protein: MEILSGEFLTALVTIILIDLVLAGDNALLIGLVAKNLPKSQQKKVIFWGTFCAIFVRILLTLVAVKLLQYDGLLLVGGILLLYISYKLLLTEEDMDVKPSKKNFWGAIGTILLADVLMGVDNIIAVAGAAQGSILLVIIGLIVSIPIVVWGSAFVTKLMEKFPIIIVFGSALLTWTAAKMIVKDSYVSPFFTTQEAIYTFEIIVVGVVMIIGLSVKYLLKCREVVTN; encoded by the coding sequence ATGGAAATATTGTCCGGAGAATTTTTAACTGCGTTAGTCACAATTATTTTGATTGATTTAGTACTTGCTGGGGATAATGCCTTATTGATTGGTCTTGTTGCAAAAAACTTACCTAAAAGCCAACAAAAGAAAGTGATATTTTGGGGAACCTTCTGTGCTATTTTTGTTCGTATTTTACTAACATTAGTTGCTGTCAAACTCCTTCAATATGATGGTCTCTTATTAGTGGGTGGCATCTTACTTTTATACATTTCATATAAACTTTTACTAACAGAAGAAGACATGGATGTGAAGCCAAGTAAAAAGAATTTTTGGGGAGCTATAGGCACGATATTACTGGCAGACGTATTAATGGGAGTCGATAATATTATTGCGGTAGCTGGTGCTGCACAAGGAAGCATCTTACTTGTAATTATTGGACTAATCGTTTCAATTCCTATTGTGGTTTGGGGTAGTGCGTTTGTAACTAAATTAATGGAGAAATTCCCGATTATTATTGTTTTCGGCTCCGCTCTTTTAACATGGACTGCTGCGAAGATGATTGTAAAAGACAGTTATGTTTCACCTTTTTTCACAACTCAAGAAGCTATTTATACATTTGAAATAATTGTCGTTGGTGTTGTAATGATTATTGGTTTATCGGTAAAATACTTGTTAAAATGCAGAGAAGTCGTCACAAATTAG
- a CDS encoding MFS transporter gives MTLMNDQRWLSQNFFIFFFTWGVYLQYWSGWLSEAKGLSVSQVSLIMGFGLVARALSTMFVFPFASKYLSAKKLTQFLVISALIATILYIPFNNFVALFIVTMIFSLFYPSLLPAIESSASTLVQQGKVHYGKSRSFGSISFVISVFILSIIIGYIGENAILWCMIGYLVIMLVLQAMPAPEVLSVKPTVEDRHQKYSMRSLWKIKGFPVVMVLAILLQGSLASYYNYSYIYLQRYLEVNTFYIGIILNVAVIFEILFFLKVDHLFSKWKTSSLFLLAATGSTLRWVMIYLFPNVWVFSLSQVLHALAFAMAHYAFVQYITRNLPKQQLSNAQGMYSALAMSLSAAVLTLFGGFLYEITPGLAFLGMIVFTVPAIFIILFTKKIYQY, from the coding sequence ATGACACTTATGAATGATCAGCGTTGGTTGTCCCAAAATTTCTTTATCTTCTTCTTTACATGGGGCGTGTATTTACAGTATTGGTCTGGCTGGTTAAGTGAAGCAAAAGGGTTATCAGTATCCCAAGTGAGTCTCATAATGGGCTTTGGTTTGGTAGCTCGTGCATTGTCCACCATGTTTGTTTTCCCATTTGCTTCAAAATATTTAAGCGCTAAAAAATTAACACAATTTTTAGTGATCAGTGCACTAATTGCCACAATTTTATATATTCCTTTTAACAATTTCGTTGCATTATTTATTGTTACGATGATCTTTAGTTTATTTTACCCATCATTATTACCCGCAATCGAGAGTAGTGCATCTACACTGGTGCAACAAGGAAAAGTCCATTATGGGAAAAGTCGCTCCTTTGGATCAATCAGCTTTGTTATTTCTGTCTTCATACTTAGCATTATAATTGGTTATATTGGCGAGAATGCAATTTTATGGTGTATGATCGGTTATTTAGTCATTATGTTAGTATTACAAGCCATGCCTGCGCCGGAAGTGTTAAGTGTAAAGCCGACAGTAGAAGACCGTCATCAAAAATATTCCATGAGGAGTCTATGGAAAATCAAGGGATTTCCAGTTGTGATGGTACTCGCCATTTTGCTGCAGGGGTCCCTTGCATCCTACTATAATTACAGCTATATCTATTTACAGCGATACCTAGAGGTGAATACCTTTTATATTGGAATTATTTTAAATGTAGCAGTAATTTTTGAGATTTTATTCTTCTTGAAGGTGGATCATCTATTTTCAAAGTGGAAAACCTCTTCATTATTTCTTCTTGCAGCAACAGGCTCAACTTTAAGGTGGGTAATGATTTACTTATTTCCTAATGTATGGGTGTTTAGTTTATCGCAAGTCTTGCATGCCCTTGCATTTGCAATGGCCCACTATGCATTTGTACAGTACATAACAAGGAATTTACCTAAGCAACAATTATCTAACGCACAAGGAATGTATTCAGCGTTAGCAATGAGCTTAAGTGCCGCAGTATTAACCCTATTTGGAGGGTTCTTATATGAGATAACACCTGGTCTAGCCTTTTTAGGGATGATTGTTTTTACTGTGCCTGCCATTTTCATCATTTTATTTACCAAAAAGATCTATCAATATTAG
- a CDS encoding sporulation protein — protein sequence MAFFKKMAASIGIGSAKVDTKIEKTAYNAGDQIKGEVEIYGGNVEQQINAIYLTLYTTYIKEVDDNKYTANAPIQKYKVSDPFIINANETKIIPFSFIIPLDVPITLGKTKVWVATELDIRSGVDSGDKDYIDIQPSEIASRVLDEVQQLGFNLRKVECEQASYKYRGNYPFIQEFEFVPTSGAFRGRLDELEIVFLSQSQNQVEILIQVDRKARGFGGFLAEALDADETHVRMSITQHDLNTFGEQLKQVISRYS from the coding sequence ATGGCGTTTTTCAAAAAAATGGCAGCAAGTATTGGGATTGGCTCTGCAAAGGTTGATACGAAAATAGAAAAAACCGCTTATAATGCCGGTGATCAAATTAAAGGTGAAGTTGAAATCTATGGTGGTAATGTAGAACAGCAAATTAACGCTATCTATTTAACTTTATATACTACTTACATTAAAGAAGTAGATGATAATAAGTATACTGCTAACGCACCGATTCAAAAGTATAAAGTTAGTGATCCATTTATTATTAATGCCAACGAAACAAAGATAATCCCATTTTCATTCATTATTCCGTTAGATGTTCCAATCACGTTAGGAAAAACCAAAGTGTGGGTTGCTACAGAATTAGATATTAGAAGTGGTGTCGATTCTGGGGATAAGGATTACATTGATATTCAACCATCGGAGATTGCCTCAAGAGTTTTAGATGAAGTACAGCAGTTAGGATTTAACTTAAGAAAAGTAGAATGCGAACAAGCTTCCTATAAATATCGTGGAAACTATCCATTTATTCAGGAGTTTGAATTTGTACCGACGAGTGGTGCTTTTAGGGGGCGACTAGATGAACTGGAAATCGTCTTCCTTTCACAATCACAAAACCAAGTAGAAATACTAATACAAGTAGACAGAAAAGCAAGAGGATTCGGAGGGTTCTTAGCTGAAGCATTAGATGCAGACGAGACCCATGTGAGGATGTCAATCACGCAACACGATTTAAATACGTTCGGTGAACAATTAAAGCAAGTAATCAGTAGATATTCTTAA
- a CDS encoding DUF1801 domain-containing protein gives MTKYEQKTKETDQSVIEFIEAVESPKKREDAYKLLKIFEETSGFEAKMWGPSIIGFGSYHYKYESGHEGDAPLVGFSPRKAKISLYFATGDSQRQEILERFGKHTTGKACVYINKFADVDEEVLKELIMQSIKFLREMYP, from the coding sequence ATGACCAAATACGAACAAAAAACAAAAGAAACAGATCAAAGTGTTATAGAATTTATAGAAGCTGTAGAAAGTCCGAAAAAAAGAGAAGATGCTTATAAACTATTGAAAATTTTTGAAGAAACTTCTGGTTTTGAGGCGAAAATGTGGGGACCAAGTATTATTGGGTTCGGTTCATACCATTATAAATATGAGTCTGGTCATGAAGGGGATGCACCACTTGTAGGGTTCTCGCCAAGAAAAGCTAAAATTAGCTTATATTTTGCTACGGGTGATAGTCAGAGACAAGAAATATTAGAACGGTTCGGAAAGCATACTACCGGAAAAGCTTGTGTATATATTAATAAATTCGCTGACGTTGATGAGGAGGTATTAAAGGAATTAATCATGCAATCGATTAAATTTTTGCGAGAAATGTATCCTTAA
- a CDS encoding SIMPL domain-containing protein, producing MDYINVHQHHSHQARIITVEGSSKFEVKPDYATIQIEVVTQSKDLSEAQRENSLKMNQLIQSLLAMSIDRNNIQTAFFNVFPGYDYIDGRQVFRGYEVTNAINVEVHDLNKIGIIIDTAIKNGANRISRLEFKLENESVYYQKALQLALKNAQEKANAIASALKLSYMPVPIEITEETSGGPILLKSVAVAGVQSSFDTPIEQGLITVEATLKVKYQY from the coding sequence GTGGATTATATAAATGTTCATCAACACCATTCTCATCAAGCACGTATTATTACTGTGGAAGGCAGTAGTAAGTTTGAAGTGAAACCGGATTACGCAACAATACAAATTGAAGTTGTTACTCAATCAAAAGATTTAAGCGAAGCACAAAGAGAAAATTCGCTGAAAATGAATCAATTAATTCAATCGCTATTGGCAATGAGTATAGATAGAAATAACATACAAACTGCTTTTTTTAATGTATTTCCTGGCTATGATTATATTGATGGAAGGCAAGTATTTAGAGGTTATGAGGTAACGAACGCGATTAATGTCGAGGTCCATGATTTAAATAAGATTGGAATTATCATAGATACAGCAATAAAAAATGGTGCAAACCGCATTTCTCGGCTGGAATTTAAACTGGAAAACGAATCAGTGTATTATCAAAAGGCATTACAATTAGCTCTTAAAAATGCCCAAGAGAAAGCGAATGCTATCGCCTCTGCACTAAAGCTTTCTTACATGCCTGTTCCAATTGAAATTACAGAAGAGACTTCTGGCGGGCCGATATTATTGAAATCAGTTGCAGTCGCAGGGGTGCAAAGCTCTTTTGATACCCCTATAGAACAAGGGTTGATAACAGTTGAAGCAACGCTAAAGGTAAAATATCAATATTAA
- a CDS encoding ATP-dependent RecD-like DNA helicase, with product MAENLNLFEVNKLFILGRPIVSIFHNATNMYSIVRVKIQETNLQYDDKEIIVVGYFPKLNEEELYRFTGVLKTHPKYGQQFQVETFVKEVPATEQGIIHYLSSDLFSGIGRKTAEIIVEKLGVDAIRIIMEDPYALDSVPRLNEEKKAKIRETLEQNLGLEKVMIKLNEWGFGPQLGMKIYQTYREETISLLTENPFRLIEDVEGVGFGRADELGSKLGITGAHPDRIKAAVLHILTNASLSDGHVYLDAEHVLPEVKSMLEQRQPHEIPYETISKAIIEMREESKICGEETRLYLPSLYFSEVGIASKILELLNQNGKQRFTKDEIRKAIGEVEDRLEVSYAETQAMAIECALNSSLMILTGGPGTGKTTVIRGFVEVYAELHGLSLNPKEYAQKEEPFPIVLAAPTGRAAKRLAESTELPAMTIHRLLGFNGQEKEEETEREIEGRLIIIDEMSMVDTWLAHQLLKSISEGVQVVFVGDQDQLPPVGPGQVLKDLLASKKIPTVELTDVYRQAEGSTIIELAHQIKKGNIPSTVENKTSDRSFIKASADQIASVVTQVVKSAVAKGQSIRDIQVLAPMYKGPAGIDMLNKRIQELVNPNDDGKRKELVFGDVTYRIGDKVLQLVNQPESNIFNGDMGEVIAIIRAKENIEKQDLLVVSYDGNEVTYQRGDLNQITLAYCCSIHKSQGSEFPTVIMPIVRGYSKMLRRNLLYTGITRAKNFLILCGEPDVFTAGLSKTDDLLRLTSLKARLNPMEIEEVTKKAGNEQVEVSKATNEPPDIEEQQKAINVNGEILEPVLNTDTAPYIHPLVGMNGLSPYDFLDEKESIK from the coding sequence ATGGCAGAAAATCTTAATTTATTTGAAGTGAATAAATTGTTTATTCTTGGCCGTCCAATTGTGTCCATTTTTCATAATGCGACAAATATGTATTCAATTGTTCGAGTAAAAATACAAGAAACAAATTTACAGTATGATGACAAGGAAATTATCGTTGTAGGCTATTTTCCAAAATTAAACGAAGAAGAACTATATCGATTTACGGGGGTTCTAAAAACTCATCCTAAATATGGTCAGCAGTTTCAAGTGGAAACCTTCGTTAAAGAGGTTCCAGCGACAGAACAAGGTATCATTCATTATTTATCGAGTGATTTATTTTCAGGTATAGGTCGAAAAACTGCTGAAATAATAGTAGAAAAATTGGGAGTAGATGCGATTCGTATCATTATGGAGGATCCCTATGCATTAGATAGCGTTCCAAGGTTAAATGAAGAAAAGAAAGCGAAAATTCGCGAGACACTAGAACAAAATCTTGGCCTCGAAAAGGTCATGATCAAGCTAAACGAATGGGGTTTTGGTCCACAATTAGGGATGAAAATCTATCAAACATATCGTGAAGAAACAATCTCACTTCTTACGGAAAATCCGTTTCGGCTAATCGAGGATGTAGAGGGTGTTGGATTTGGACGGGCAGATGAGCTGGGCAGTAAACTAGGAATCACAGGGGCACACCCAGATCGCATCAAAGCTGCGGTGTTACATATTTTAACAAACGCATCCCTTTCTGACGGACATGTATATTTAGACGCAGAGCATGTTTTACCTGAAGTGAAATCTATGCTAGAACAACGTCAGCCACATGAAATACCTTATGAAACGATTTCAAAAGCGATTATTGAAATGCGGGAGGAAAGCAAAATTTGCGGAGAGGAAACTCGTCTTTATTTGCCCTCCTTATATTTTAGTGAGGTTGGTATCGCCTCCAAAATACTAGAGCTTTTAAATCAAAACGGAAAACAGCGATTTACCAAGGATGAAATTCGTAAGGCAATAGGAGAAGTTGAAGATCGGTTAGAGGTATCATACGCTGAAACGCAAGCAATGGCCATTGAATGTGCCCTTAATTCTTCTCTTATGATCTTAACTGGCGGTCCAGGGACAGGGAAAACGACTGTCATTCGCGGATTCGTTGAGGTTTATGCAGAGCTTCACGGGTTGTCATTAAATCCTAAGGAATATGCACAGAAAGAAGAGCCGTTCCCGATTGTTCTGGCTGCACCAACCGGTAGAGCGGCAAAAAGATTAGCTGAATCTACCGAGCTTCCGGCAATGACAATCCATCGATTACTAGGTTTTAATGGTCAAGAAAAAGAAGAAGAGACAGAACGAGAAATCGAAGGACGACTTATCATTATTGATGAAATGTCGATGGTTGATACTTGGTTAGCACACCAACTTCTTAAAAGTATAAGTGAAGGTGTACAGGTTGTTTTCGTAGGGGATCAAGACCAGCTGCCTCCAGTAGGACCTGGACAGGTATTAAAGGATTTATTGGCATCAAAAAAAATCCCTACTGTTGAATTAACGGATGTTTACCGTCAGGCAGAAGGCTCTACGATTATTGAGTTAGCACATCAAATTAAAAAAGGGAATATTCCAAGCACAGTAGAAAATAAAACAAGTGACCGTTCATTTATTAAAGCCTCAGCTGACCAAATTGCAAGTGTAGTTACACAGGTTGTCAAAAGTGCGGTTGCTAAGGGGCAATCAATAAGGGATATTCAGGTGCTGGCCCCAATGTACAAGGGGCCAGCCGGTATTGATATGCTAAACAAGAGGATTCAGGAACTAGTTAACCCAAATGATGATGGGAAAAGAAAAGAGCTTGTCTTTGGGGACGTTACTTATCGAATCGGAGATAAAGTATTGCAGCTTGTCAATCAACCGGAAAGTAATATTTTTAATGGCGACATGGGCGAGGTTATTGCCATAATTCGAGCAAAGGAAAATATCGAGAAGCAAGATTTACTCGTTGTCTCCTACGATGGAAATGAGGTTACATACCAGCGTGGAGATTTAAATCAAATTACCTTGGCATATTGCTGTTCGATTCACAAATCACAGGGAAGTGAATTTCCAACTGTTATTATGCCAATTGTTCGAGGCTATTCAAAGATGCTTCGCCGTAATCTCCTATATACGGGGATTACTAGGGCTAAGAACTTCTTAATTCTTTGTGGTGAACCAGATGTCTTTACAGCTGGATTATCCAAAACGGATGATTTACTTCGATTGACAAGCTTAAAAGCTAGATTAAACCCAATGGAAATCGAAGAAGTGACAAAAAAAGCTGGAAATGAACAGGTGGAAGTTTCTAAAGCGACTAATGAACCGCCTGATATAGAAGAGCAACAGAAAGCAATCAATGTGAATGGGGAAATATTGGAACCAGTACTAAATACGGATACAGCTCCATATATCCATCCCCTAGTTGGAATGAATGGTTTATCACCATATGACTTTTTAGATGAAAAGGAGAGCATTAAATAA
- the hisA gene encoding phosphoribosylformimino-5-aminoimidazole carboxamide ribotide isomerase, with amino-acid sequence MEFRPCIDLHDGKVKQIVGSTLGYQDKSVVENFISDYDAAYYAEMFKKDGLTGGHVIMLGTGNEEAAFLALKTYPNGLQIGGGITDENAKKYIDAGATHIIVTSFIFHDGKLDMERLEKLVQKVGKEHIVIDLSCRKRDGKWFVVTDKWTKFSDFEVNEASISEIEQYCDELLIHAVDVEGKRSGMQEELVQDLALWTSIPTTYAGGVRSLEDLQKFNNLSKGRLHVTIGSALDIFGGDLSYRKVVSFCETK; translated from the coding sequence GTGGAATTCAGACCTTGTATTGATTTGCATGATGGGAAAGTGAAACAAATCGTCGGAAGTACATTAGGCTATCAAGATAAAAGCGTAGTTGAGAACTTTATTTCAGATTACGATGCAGCTTATTATGCAGAAATGTTTAAAAAAGATGGTTTAACAGGTGGACATGTAATTATGCTCGGAACGGGAAACGAGGAAGCAGCTTTTCTTGCATTAAAAACATACCCAAACGGTTTACAAATAGGTGGCGGAATAACCGATGAAAATGCCAAAAAATATATTGATGCAGGTGCAACGCACATTATAGTTACTTCTTTTATTTTCCATGACGGAAAATTAGATATGGAAAGATTAGAAAAACTCGTACAAAAAGTAGGAAAAGAACATATCGTCATCGATTTAAGCTGCAGAAAACGAGATGGTAAGTGGTTTGTCGTAACAGATAAATGGACAAAATTTAGTGACTTTGAGGTAAATGAAGCATCTATTTCTGAAATCGAACAATATTGTGATGAGTTACTGATTCATGCAGTAGATGTCGAAGGAAAGCGCAGTGGTATGCAAGAAGAGCTGGTGCAGGATTTAGCGCTTTGGACATCCATTCCAACTACATATGCAGGTGGTGTAAGATCCCTAGAGGACTTACAAAAATTCAATAACCTATCTAAAGGCAGACTTCATGTCACAATTGGTAGTGCACTAGACATTTTCGGTGGCGATTTAAGCTATCGCAAGGTTGTGTCATTTTGTGAAACAAAATAA
- a CDS encoding NupC/NupG family nucleoside CNT transporter: MNILWGILGIFVVLLIAFAFSSNRKSINWRTIAGGLAIQLIFAFIVLKWEFGRKILLDLSNAVQNLISYANEGISFLFGPLADTNFTGGMVFALSVLTIIIFFSSLISVLYYLGIMQLVIKILGGGLSKMLGTSKAESVNAAANIFVGQTEAPLVIRPFLGKMTKSELFAVMTGGLASVSGSVLVGYSLLGVPLEYLIAASFMAAPAGLVMAKLMLPETEEVDESNFKLDKDSESVNVIDAAARGAGDGLKLAVNVGAMLLAFIALIALINGILGGIGGLFGFSGLTLEGILGYVFSPLAFAIGVPWSEAVEAGSFIGQKLVLNEFVAYSNFGPVIPELSEKTVMIISFALCGFANLSSMAILIGGLGSMAPSRRPIIAKLAVRAVIAGTLASLINAAIAGMFL; the protein is encoded by the coding sequence ATGAATATCTTATGGGGTATCTTAGGAATTTTTGTTGTCTTATTAATAGCATTTGCCTTTTCAAGTAATCGAAAATCCATTAATTGGAGAACGATTGCGGGAGGGCTAGCAATTCAATTGATTTTCGCTTTTATTGTTTTAAAATGGGAATTTGGCAGAAAAATCTTGCTTGATTTGTCAAATGCTGTTCAAAACTTAATTAGTTATGCAAATGAAGGAATATCCTTTTTATTTGGTCCATTAGCTGATACTAATTTCACAGGTGGAATGGTTTTCGCACTTAGTGTTTTAACAATCATTATCTTCTTCTCTTCGTTAATTTCTGTTTTATATTATCTGGGAATTATGCAGCTTGTCATTAAAATCCTAGGTGGGGGACTATCAAAAATGCTAGGTACTTCCAAAGCCGAGTCAGTTAATGCTGCTGCCAATATATTTGTTGGTCAAACAGAAGCACCCTTAGTGATACGCCCTTTTTTAGGGAAGATGACAAAATCAGAGCTATTTGCAGTGATGACTGGTGGATTGGCATCGGTGTCTGGATCGGTACTTGTGGGCTATTCATTGCTGGGTGTTCCATTGGAATATTTAATTGCAGCAAGCTTTATGGCCGCCCCTGCCGGATTAGTAATGGCAAAGCTAATGCTGCCGGAAACAGAAGAGGTGGATGAATCAAATTTTAAATTAGACAAAGATTCTGAATCTGTCAATGTCATCGATGCAGCTGCTCGCGGTGCTGGAGACGGTTTGAAACTTGCAGTGAATGTAGGTGCGATGTTACTTGCTTTTATTGCATTAATTGCCTTAATAAATGGAATATTAGGTGGAATTGGAGGTCTATTTGGTTTTAGTGGTCTAACCCTTGAAGGAATTTTAGGCTATGTATTCTCTCCATTAGCTTTTGCAATCGGAGTTCCGTGGAGTGAGGCAGTAGAAGCAGGTTCTTTTATAGGGCAAAAGCTTGTATTAAATGAGTTTGTTGCCTATTCAAATTTTGGACCGGTCATCCCGGAGCTTTCCGAAAAAACGGTTATGATTATTAGCTTTGCATTGTGTGGATTTGCCAACCTAAGCTCAATGGCCATCCTAATTGGCGGTCTAGGATCAATGGCTCCGAGCAGAAGACCAATCATTGCAAAACTTGCAGTAAGAGCTGTAATAGCCGGTACACTTGCTTCACTAATAAACGCAGCCATAGCTGGAATGTTCTTATAG
- a CDS encoding lipopolysaccharide assembly protein LapB yields the protein MDYNEIGILAFQEKRYEDAAKAFTEAIENNPGEAIGYVNFGNLLASMNDVERAERFFQKAITVDETTATAYYGLANLYYNAERYIEAAKLYQKAIEHGIQGADAYYMLAKSFERDEKVKLALPYMQRAAELAPNDLQIRLSYGILLCTLEMFEVAKGELEFVLENEPKNADAHYNLGVLYAVSSEETELAMEHLKEAYTIDSNFDQAKYIYDMISQRIN from the coding sequence ATGGATTATAACGAAATAGGAATACTTGCATTTCAAGAGAAACGATATGAGGATGCAGCGAAAGCATTTACTGAAGCAATTGAGAACAATCCGGGTGAAGCAATTGGATATGTTAATTTCGGGAACTTACTCGCTTCTATGAACGACGTTGAACGTGCGGAGCGATTTTTTCAAAAAGCAATTACAGTAGATGAAACAACTGCAACTGCTTATTATGGATTAGCAAATTTATATTACAATGCGGAACGTTATATCGAAGCGGCGAAGCTATATCAAAAAGCAATAGAGCATGGAATTCAAGGAGCAGATGCATACTATATGCTGGCTAAATCCTTTGAACGTGATGAAAAAGTAAAGCTTGCCTTACCATATATGCAAAGAGCAGCTGAACTCGCACCAAATGATTTGCAAATTCGTTTATCGTATGGGATTTTACTTTGTACATTAGAAATGTTTGAAGTTGCAAAGGGTGAACTTGAATTTGTTCTGGAGAATGAGCCGAAAAATGCGGATGCTCATTATAATTTAGGGGTCCTCTACGCAGTTTCTTCCGAAGAGACAGAACTAGCAATGGAGCATTTAAAAGAAGCATATACGATTGATTCCAACTTTGATCAAGCAAAATATATTTACGATATGATTAGCCAAAGAATTAATTAA